A single Actinomadura algeriensis DNA region contains:
- a CDS encoding ABC transporter permease: MVSQGTTSATPATDAPGVVERDRPGAGERIAAVAEQTWRPLALLVACFAAWWAISAFKLVAEYLVPSPGATFEVLTGKWGYIWQHTWVTTYETLLGFAIAVAVGVFAAVIMVYSTTVERTLYPILLFAQVIPKIAIAPLFVVWMGFGIGPKIVVAVLIAFFPVVISMVAGLKAVDPEMLQLSATMGAGPMATFVKIRLPASLPHLFSGLKVAVTLAVTGAVVGEFVGANEGLGYVILQANGNLDTPMLFAGLLVMSAIGVALFVVVEVAERLLLPWHASRRDGAVTTAY; encoded by the coding sequence ATGGTGAGTCAGGGCACGACGAGCGCGACCCCGGCGACGGACGCGCCGGGGGTCGTCGAACGCGACCGCCCCGGCGCGGGCGAGCGCATCGCCGCCGTCGCCGAGCAGACGTGGCGGCCCCTCGCGCTGCTGGTGGCGTGCTTCGCCGCCTGGTGGGCGATCAGCGCGTTCAAGCTGGTCGCCGAGTACCTGGTGCCCTCGCCCGGCGCCACGTTCGAGGTGCTGACCGGCAAATGGGGCTACATCTGGCAGCACACGTGGGTCACCACCTACGAGACGCTGCTCGGCTTCGCGATCGCCGTCGCCGTCGGCGTCTTCGCCGCGGTGATCATGGTGTACTCCACGACGGTCGAGCGCACCCTCTACCCGATCCTGCTGTTCGCCCAGGTCATCCCCAAGATCGCGATCGCGCCGCTGTTCGTGGTCTGGATGGGCTTCGGCATCGGCCCCAAGATCGTGGTCGCGGTGCTGATCGCGTTCTTCCCGGTCGTGATCTCCATGGTCGCCGGGCTCAAGGCGGTCGACCCCGAGATGCTGCAGCTGTCGGCCACGATGGGCGCCGGCCCGATGGCGACCTTCGTCAAGATCCGGCTGCCCGCCTCGCTGCCGCACCTGTTCTCCGGCCTCAAGGTCGCGGTCACCCTCGCCGTCACCGGCGCCGTCGTCGGCGAGTTCGTCGGCGCCAACGAGGGCCTGGGCTATGTGATCCTGCAGGCCAACGGCAACCTCGACACCCCCATGCTGTTCGCCGGGCTGCTGGTCATGTCCGCCATCGGCGTCGCGCTGTTCGTCGTCGTCGAGGTCGCCGAACGGCTCCTGCTGCCCTGGCACGCCAGCCGCCGCGACGGCGCGGTCACCACCGCCTACTGA
- a CDS encoding ABC transporter ATP-binding protein yields the protein MSQKATSREASETGTAGTEPAVRLDDVAVRFRTRKRDVTALRDIALDVPMGEFVAIVGPSGCGKSTMLKLVAGLLEPSSGTVRLRGDRVGGPRHDIGYVFQRAALLEWRSARRNILLQAEMRRMPAAQARRRADELIEMTGLTGFEDALPHELSGGMQQRVALCRALLHQPPVLLMDEPFGALDALTREQLNIEMNRIWRETGTTVLLVTHSIAEAAYLANRVVVMTDRPGTIAEIIDVDLPAERAYAATMERPEFARVTNRVRGLLGAGAAAD from the coding sequence ATGAGCCAGAAAGCGACGAGCCGCGAAGCGAGTGAAACGGGCACGGCCGGGACCGAGCCCGCCGTCCGGCTGGACGACGTGGCCGTCCGGTTCCGCACCCGCAAACGCGACGTCACCGCGCTGCGCGACATCGCGCTGGACGTCCCGATGGGGGAGTTCGTCGCCATCGTCGGGCCGTCCGGGTGCGGCAAGTCCACGATGCTGAAACTGGTCGCGGGGCTGCTCGAGCCGTCGTCGGGCACCGTGCGGCTGCGCGGCGACCGCGTCGGCGGCCCCCGCCACGACATCGGCTACGTGTTCCAGCGGGCCGCGCTGCTGGAGTGGCGCAGCGCCCGCCGCAACATCCTGCTGCAGGCCGAGATGCGGCGGATGCCCGCCGCGCAGGCCCGCCGCCGCGCCGACGAGCTCATCGAGATGACCGGGCTCACCGGCTTCGAGGACGCGCTCCCGCACGAGCTGTCGGGCGGCATGCAGCAGCGCGTCGCGCTGTGCCGGGCGCTGCTGCACCAGCCGCCCGTCCTGCTGATGGACGAGCCGTTCGGCGCGCTGGACGCGCTCACCCGCGAGCAGCTCAACATCGAGATGAACCGGATCTGGCGGGAGACCGGCACCACCGTGCTGCTGGTCACCCACTCCATCGCCGAGGCCGCCTACCTGGCGAACCGCGTCGTGGTGATGACCGACCGGCCCGGCACGATCGCCGAGATCATCGACGTCGACCTGCCCGCCGAGCGCGCGTACGCCGCCACGATGGAGCGTCCCGAGTTCGCCCGCGTCACCAACCGCGTCCGCGGTCTGCTGGGCGCCGGCGCCGCCGCCGACTGA
- a CDS encoding LacI family DNA-binding transcriptional regulator codes for MTEAAEGSRTGDRAYVTLQDVAGEAGVSLATASRVLNGTSQVRTDLRERVLAAAATLRYTPNAHAQALASASSTSVGVICHDVSDPYFAAVARGVMTTAAEHGMLVMLASTFRDPAREVEYVAMLRAQRARAILLIGSGFEDREWERSLGAELEPYQRTGGRVAVLSRHRSLKVDAVLPQNREGAAELGRALLELGHREFAVLSGPRALTTVADRLAGFAEALAEAGVPLPEERIVEAAFTRDGGYAAAAELLRRGERPTCVFAVTDVMAVGALAAFRDRGVRVPLEMSLAGFDDIPIVGDLTPPLTTVALPLGEMGERVMELALREPASRRSRIERIAGEVVLRASTAPPR; via the coding sequence ATGACGGAGGCGGCCGAGGGCTCCCGCACCGGCGACCGTGCGTACGTGACGCTGCAGGACGTCGCCGGTGAGGCCGGGGTCTCGCTGGCGACCGCTTCCCGCGTCCTGAACGGGACCTCGCAGGTGCGGACGGATCTGCGGGAGCGGGTGCTGGCGGCGGCGGCGACCCTGCGGTACACGCCGAACGCCCACGCGCAGGCGCTGGCCAGCGCGTCCAGCACGTCGGTCGGGGTGATCTGCCACGACGTCAGCGACCCCTATTTCGCGGCGGTGGCCCGCGGTGTGATGACCACCGCGGCCGAGCACGGGATGCTGGTGATGCTGGCGAGCACGTTCCGCGATCCGGCCCGCGAGGTGGAGTACGTGGCGATGCTGCGGGCGCAGCGGGCCCGCGCGATCCTGCTGATCGGCTCGGGGTTCGAGGATCGCGAGTGGGAGCGCTCGCTGGGCGCGGAGCTGGAGCCCTACCAGCGCACGGGCGGCCGGGTGGCGGTGCTGAGCCGGCATCGCAGCCTGAAGGTCGACGCGGTGCTGCCGCAGAACCGGGAGGGCGCGGCCGAGCTCGGCCGCGCGCTGCTGGAGCTGGGGCACCGGGAGTTCGCGGTGCTGAGCGGGCCGCGCGCGCTGACGACGGTCGCGGACCGGCTGGCCGGGTTCGCCGAGGCGCTGGCCGAGGCGGGGGTGCCGCTGCCGGAGGAGCGGATCGTCGAGGCGGCGTTCACCCGGGACGGCGGTTACGCGGCGGCGGCCGAGCTGCTGCGCCGCGGCGAGCGGCCGACGTGCGTGTTCGCGGTCACCGACGTGATGGCGGTGGGGGCGCTGGCGGCGTTCCGCGACCGGGGCGTGCGGGTGCCGCTGGAGATGTCGCTGGCCGGTTTCGACGACATCCCGATCGTGGGCGACCTGACGCCGCCGCTGACGACGGTGGCGCTGCCGCTGGGCGAGATGGGCGAGCGGGTGATGGAGCTGGCGCTGCGCGAGCCCGCGTCCCGCCGCAGCCGCATCGAGCGGATCGCGGGCGAGGTCGTCCTGCGGGCCAGCACCGCGCCGCCCCGCTGA
- a CDS encoding DUF993 family protein: protein MGEPRVFAASAAPFASRVAYAAAHVVADPFGGTLDWDATLAFRRHLWAHGLGVAEAMDTAQRGMGLDWAVTRELIARSGREARAAGGRIVCGAGTDQLPPGPAPLDAIAAAYEEQLAVVEDAGAVPVLMASRQLAASARTPGDYAAVYGRLLPQLRRPAVLHWLGPMFDPALEGYWGSADLDAAAAALLDLIGAHASKVDGVKISLLDAGREIDLRRRLPGGVRLYTGDDFNYPELIRGDASGHSDALLGVFDPIAPAAAAALRALDAGDAAGYEDAFAPTLPLARHLFETPTFYYKTGVVFLAWLAGHQRHFRMVGGLESARSVPHLARLFELADAAGLFPDPELAAGRMRAWLTVQGIEQGIGRGGAA from the coding sequence ATGGGGGAGCCGCGCGTGTTCGCGGCGTCCGCCGCGCCGTTCGCCTCCCGCGTCGCCTACGCGGCCGCGCACGTGGTCGCCGACCCGTTCGGCGGGACGCTCGACTGGGACGCCACCCTGGCGTTCCGCCGGCACCTGTGGGCGCACGGCCTCGGCGTGGCCGAGGCGATGGACACCGCGCAGCGCGGTATGGGCCTGGACTGGGCGGTCACCCGGGAACTGATCGCCCGCAGCGGCCGGGAGGCCCGGGCGGCCGGGGGACGCATCGTGTGCGGTGCGGGCACCGACCAGCTCCCGCCCGGCCCGGCGCCGCTGGACGCGATCGCCGCGGCCTACGAGGAGCAGCTCGCGGTCGTCGAGGACGCGGGCGCCGTCCCGGTCCTGATGGCCAGCCGGCAGCTCGCCGCGTCGGCCCGCACCCCGGGCGACTACGCGGCGGTGTACGGGCGGCTGCTGCCGCAGCTGCGCCGCCCGGCCGTGCTGCACTGGCTGGGGCCGATGTTCGATCCGGCGCTGGAGGGCTACTGGGGCTCGGCCGATCTGGACGCCGCGGCGGCGGCGCTGCTCGATCTGATCGGCGCGCACGCGTCCAAGGTCGACGGGGTGAAGATCTCGCTGCTGGACGCCGGCCGCGAGATCGACCTGCGGCGGCGGCTGCCGGGCGGCGTGCGGCTGTACACCGGCGACGACTTCAACTATCCCGAGCTGATCCGCGGGGACGCCTCGGGGCACAGCGACGCGCTGCTGGGGGTCTTCGATCCGATCGCGCCCGCCGCGGCGGCGGCCCTGCGGGCGCTGGACGCCGGTGACGCCGCCGGTTACGAGGACGCGTTCGCGCCGACGCTGCCGCTGGCCCGCCACCTGTTCGAGACCCCGACCTTCTACTACAAGACGGGGGTGGTGTTCCTGGCGTGGCTGGCGGGTCACCAGCGGCACTTCCGCATGGTCGGGGGCCTGGAGTCGGCGCGTTCGGTCCCGCATCTGGCGCGGCTGTTCGAGCTCGCCGACGCCGCCGGGCTCTTCCCCGACCCGGAGCTGGCGGCGGGGCGGATGCGGGCGTGGCTGACCGTGCAGGGGATCGAGCAGGGGATCGGCCGGGGAGGCGCCGCGTGA
- a CDS encoding LamG domain-containing protein, translated as MTPPDGRGPRPARPDHEETDMRIRRTPALLTTVLLGASLAAVAAPAQASAQASVPHLRKDLVAHYDFDHPVHGDPARERDLGRSGTPIDLVNGGAAMRVRDGARRHVVQLRQNDGADDDWKAGVYSAAGVPSLRAFASARGATLTGWFKMTGVNPSPKTGTADPDDEYNAIGLSGVLTGDSDGHAVRALLEIIDVDGELRVVALGRRVDGGTSQTFAAHQDWRSILPQNTWVHLAATFDYDTGEMRLYKNGEPLPGFYTRSGDPWGLEGAPEPDVTSATDPRGIKIGGSFPQDGAEANPCNCRMDDLMFLDRTITDREARLVYRITRR; from the coding sequence ATGACCCCGCCGGACGGGCGGGGCCCGCGCCCCGCCCGTCCGGACCACGAGGAGACCGACATGCGCATCCGCCGCACCCCCGCCCTTCTCACGACCGTCCTGCTGGGCGCCTCGCTGGCCGCCGTCGCGGCCCCCGCGCAGGCGTCGGCGCAGGCGTCCGTGCCCCACCTCCGCAAGGATCTGGTCGCCCACTACGACTTCGACCACCCGGTGCACGGCGACCCCGCCCGCGAACGCGACCTGGGCCGCTCGGGCACCCCCATCGACCTGGTCAACGGCGGCGCCGCCATGCGCGTCCGCGACGGCGCCCGCAGGCACGTCGTCCAGCTGCGGCAGAACGACGGCGCCGACGACGACTGGAAGGCCGGCGTCTACTCCGCGGCCGGCGTCCCGTCGCTGCGGGCGTTCGCCTCCGCGCGCGGCGCCACCCTCACCGGCTGGTTCAAGATGACCGGGGTCAACCCCAGCCCGAAGACCGGCACCGCCGATCCCGACGACGAGTACAACGCGATCGGGCTGTCGGGCGTGCTCACCGGCGACTCCGACGGGCACGCCGTCCGCGCGCTGCTGGAGATCATCGACGTGGACGGCGAGCTGCGCGTCGTCGCCCTCGGCCGCCGCGTCGACGGCGGCACGTCGCAGACGTTCGCCGCGCACCAGGACTGGCGCTCGATCCTGCCGCAGAACACCTGGGTGCACCTGGCCGCCACGTTCGACTACGACACCGGCGAGATGAGGCTGTACAAGAACGGCGAGCCGCTCCCGGGCTTCTACACCCGCTCCGGCGACCCCTGGGGGCTCGAGGGCGCGCCCGAACCCGACGTCACGTCCGCAACCGACCCGCGCGGCATCAAGATCGGCGGCAGCTTCCCGCAGGACGGCGCCGAGGCCAACCCCTGCAACTGCAGGATGGACGACCTGATGTTCCTCGACCGCACCATCACCGACCGCGAAGCCCGGCTCGTCTACCGCATCACCAGGCGCTGA
- a CDS encoding TetR/AcrR family transcriptional regulator — translation MAAQRSTRRARLREATLAEIREAARRLLTTRGPAAVTINAVAREIGMSGPALYHYFSSHDELVAAVTADFFRELTAAMKNARDARADATAGERLLATCRAMRGWAVAHPAEFGWIFAGAVPSSQSARLHPDTPRNRAAEDFGMVFLGQLEDLWAAAPFPVPAPGDLDPSVRAQLSAYAGARGHDLPPEALHVAMTCWIRLWGLLCMEVLNQLDFVYSDVAPVYEETLRGLAGMLGLEYTPPPGKPA, via the coding sequence ATGGCCGCACAGCGCTCCACCCGGCGCGCGAGGCTCCGGGAGGCCACGCTCGCCGAGATCCGGGAGGCCGCGCGCCGCCTGCTGACCACCCGCGGGCCCGCGGCCGTCACGATCAACGCCGTCGCGCGCGAGATCGGGATGAGCGGCCCCGCCCTCTACCACTACTTCTCCTCGCACGACGAACTGGTCGCGGCCGTCACCGCCGACTTCTTCCGCGAGCTGACCGCGGCCATGAAGAACGCCCGCGACGCCCGCGCGGACGCCACGGCCGGCGAGCGCCTCCTGGCCACCTGCCGCGCCATGCGCGGCTGGGCGGTCGCCCACCCGGCCGAGTTCGGGTGGATCTTCGCCGGCGCGGTCCCCTCCTCCCAGTCCGCGCGGCTGCACCCCGACACCCCCCGCAACCGGGCCGCCGAAGACTTCGGGATGGTGTTCCTCGGGCAGCTCGAGGACCTGTGGGCCGCCGCGCCCTTCCCCGTCCCCGCACCCGGCGACCTGGACCCCTCCGTCCGCGCGCAGCTGAGCGCCTACGCCGGCGCCCGGGGCCACGACCTGCCCCCCGAGGCCCTGCACGTCGCCATGACCTGCTGGATCCGGCTGTGGGGACTGCTGTGCATGGAGGTCCTCAACCAGCTGGACTTCGTCTACTCCGACGTCGCACCGGTCTACGAGGAGACCCTCCGCGGCCTCGCCGGCATGCTCGGCCTGGAGTACACCCCGCCGCCCGGAAAACCGGCCTGA
- a CDS encoding PQQ-dependent sugar dehydrogenase, which translates to MRKLRWCPLAITALLASLVAVPPAASAQQAAPAAPILDPIPEDPAPAGLGLVLEKVAQLPESETSAPPTDDRLKRRNRINHLGELPDRSGRLYVPDLNGKLYFLDKKTRTPSTYLDVGATFAPDFYSAAGLGQGFGFVAFHPDFAKNGTFYTTHVERGDALETEEPDLPEQPNTGYHGVLTEWTADDPSAGTFHGTHREVLRFGFSGRIHNLQQIDFNPNAGRGDADYGMLYIAVGDGGNGNVGANGGDPQNLAVPQGKILRIDPSGTNGVNGEYGVPADNPFVGEDGVLGEIYAYGMRDPHRFSWDTRGSKRLFLAHIGEHEIESIHEIEPGDNLGWSEREGAFTFREDDRCHLYPLPEDDEKYGYNYPLAAYDHDPPADWNCRSDVGKAISGGYVYRGAKLPALRGKYLFGDIVNGRLFYTEESQMRRDPAGRDRAQIYELSAYTTSGEPVTMQDMAGDERVDLRIGSDAKGEPYLLSKANGTIWKVVDTREFAECRTGPARVGHATGARDWSPVTPDKWRFEHGQVVLAEAGEARPGPRRPFEYAVLKKGPAFASAQIDAEVRLDTPVSESNRDVIVVFGYRDDTHFYYAHLSSDNTIYPHNGIFLVNGADRVRIDRQWNANRSKGAPPAVTDAGWHDVRVRHCAGTGEIAVHVDGADRPVFTALDTTLGSGRVGFGSFDNIGRLRDLTVRGTPAR; encoded by the coding sequence ATGCGAAAACTCAGATGGTGTCCGCTCGCGATCACGGCGCTGCTGGCGTCGCTGGTCGCCGTCCCGCCCGCGGCGTCGGCGCAGCAGGCCGCGCCCGCCGCCCCCATCCTCGACCCGATCCCCGAGGACCCCGCGCCCGCCGGGCTCGGGCTCGTCCTGGAGAAGGTCGCGCAGCTCCCCGAATCCGAGACGTCGGCCCCGCCGACCGACGACCGGCTGAAACGCCGCAACCGCATCAACCACCTCGGCGAGCTCCCCGACCGGTCGGGCCGCCTGTACGTGCCCGACCTGAACGGCAAGCTGTACTTCCTGGACAAGAAGACGCGGACGCCGAGCACCTACCTCGACGTCGGCGCGACGTTCGCGCCCGACTTCTACTCCGCCGCCGGGCTCGGCCAGGGCTTCGGGTTCGTCGCGTTCCACCCCGACTTCGCCAAGAACGGAACGTTCTACACCACGCACGTCGAGCGGGGCGACGCGCTCGAGACCGAGGAGCCCGACCTCCCGGAGCAGCCGAACACCGGCTACCACGGCGTCCTCACCGAGTGGACCGCCGACGACCCGTCCGCCGGCACCTTCCACGGCACGCACCGCGAGGTGCTGCGGTTCGGGTTCTCCGGGCGGATCCACAACCTGCAGCAGATCGACTTCAACCCCAACGCCGGGCGCGGTGACGCCGACTACGGGATGCTGTACATCGCGGTCGGCGACGGCGGGAACGGCAACGTCGGCGCCAACGGCGGCGACCCGCAGAACCTCGCCGTCCCGCAGGGCAAGATCCTGCGGATCGACCCGTCGGGGACCAACGGCGTGAACGGCGAGTACGGCGTCCCGGCCGACAACCCGTTCGTCGGCGAGGACGGCGTGCTCGGCGAGATCTACGCCTACGGCATGCGCGACCCGCACCGCTTCAGCTGGGACACCCGCGGCTCCAAGCGGCTGTTCCTCGCCCACATCGGCGAGCACGAGATCGAGTCGATCCACGAGATCGAGCCCGGCGACAACCTCGGCTGGAGCGAACGCGAAGGGGCGTTCACCTTCCGCGAGGACGACCGCTGCCACCTGTACCCGCTGCCGGAGGACGACGAGAAGTACGGGTACAACTACCCGCTGGCCGCCTACGACCACGACCCGCCCGCCGACTGGAACTGCCGCAGCGACGTCGGCAAGGCCATCTCCGGCGGCTACGTCTACCGGGGCGCGAAACTGCCCGCGCTGCGCGGCAAGTACCTGTTCGGCGACATCGTCAACGGCCGGCTCTTCTACACCGAGGAGTCGCAGATGCGGCGCGACCCCGCCGGCCGGGACCGCGCGCAGATCTACGAACTGTCGGCGTACACGACCTCCGGTGAGCCCGTCACCATGCAGGACATGGCCGGGGACGAGCGCGTCGACCTGCGCATCGGCTCCGACGCCAAGGGCGAGCCGTACCTGCTGTCCAAGGCCAACGGAACGATCTGGAAGGTCGTCGACACCCGCGAGTTCGCCGAGTGCCGCACCGGCCCGGCGCGGGTCGGCCACGCCACCGGGGCCCGCGACTGGTCCCCGGTCACCCCGGACAAGTGGCGGTTCGAGCACGGCCAGGTCGTCCTCGCCGAAGCGGGCGAGGCGCGCCCCGGCCCCCGCCGCCCCTTCGAGTACGCGGTGCTGAAGAAGGGCCCGGCGTTCGCCTCGGCTCAGATCGACGCGGAGGTGCGGCTCGACACGCCCGTCTCCGAATCGAACCGGGACGTCATCGTCGTCTTCGGATACCGCGACGACACGCACTTCTATTACGCGCACCTGTCCAGCGACAACACCATCTATCCCCACAACGGGATCTTCCTGGTGAACGGCGCCGACCGCGTCCGTATCGACCGGCAGTGGAACGCCAACCGGTCGAAGGGCGCGCCGCCCGCCGTCACCGACGCCGGCTGGCACGACGTCCGCGTGCGGCACTGCGCGGGCACCGGCGAGATCGCCGTGCACGTCGACGGTGCGGACCGTCCCGTCTTCACCGCCCTCGACACCACCCTCGGCTCCGGCCGGGTGGGCTTCGGCTCGTTCGACAACATCGGCCGGCTCCGTGACCTGACCGTCCGCGGGACCCCCGCCCGATGA
- a CDS encoding ABC transporter substrate-binding protein: MKLRTIAAALLAPLVALTGAACGGESDQVTSDSGKKLTKVTLTLNWYPYGEHAPFYYGEKKGIYEKHGIALEIKAGQGSQKTVQATGAGQTDFGWADTPALLAAVDKGVPVKSLGVYLQTTPASVQLFASEGVKKPADLKGKTVAGTAGDALARTFPVFLQKNGIDPGEVNVQNTDPAGKMAAVMSGTVDGLMGFANDQGPTIASKSGKPMSYLRYADFGLNFFSNGLLVGERKLQSDEELVEKMIAATGESWTAASSDPAGAVASMAGASEQLPAGDVLTEQFKATLELLHTPATQGKAPGVNAEADWRQTIATFQQAGVIEEAKDPAEYWRAPAGQG, encoded by the coding sequence ATGAAACTCCGCACCATCGCCGCCGCCCTGCTCGCCCCGCTCGTGGCGCTCACCGGCGCCGCCTGCGGCGGGGAGTCCGACCAGGTCACCAGCGACTCCGGGAAGAAGCTGACCAAGGTCACCCTGACGCTCAACTGGTACCCCTACGGCGAGCACGCGCCGTTCTACTACGGCGAGAAGAAGGGCATCTACGAAAAGCACGGCATCGCCCTGGAGATCAAGGCCGGACAGGGCTCGCAGAAGACCGTCCAGGCCACCGGCGCCGGGCAGACCGACTTCGGCTGGGCCGACACCCCCGCGCTGCTGGCCGCCGTCGACAAGGGCGTCCCCGTCAAGAGCCTCGGCGTCTACCTGCAGACCACGCCCGCGTCCGTGCAGTTGTTCGCGTCCGAGGGCGTCAAGAAGCCCGCCGACCTCAAGGGCAAGACGGTCGCGGGCACCGCCGGGGACGCCCTCGCGCGCACCTTCCCGGTGTTCCTGCAGAAGAACGGCATCGACCCGGGCGAGGTCAACGTCCAGAACACCGACCCCGCCGGGAAGATGGCCGCGGTCATGTCCGGGACGGTCGACGGGCTGATGGGCTTCGCCAACGACCAGGGCCCCACGATCGCCTCCAAGTCCGGCAAGCCCATGTCCTACCTGCGCTACGCCGACTTCGGGCTGAACTTCTTCTCCAACGGCCTGCTCGTCGGCGAGCGCAAGCTCCAGAGCGACGAGGAACTCGTCGAGAAGATGATCGCCGCCACCGGCGAGTCCTGGACCGCCGCGTCGTCGGACCCCGCGGGCGCCGTCGCCAGCATGGCCGGCGCGTCCGAGCAGCTGCCCGCGGGCGACGTGCTGACCGAGCAGTTCAAGGCCACCCTCGAGCTGCTGCACACCCCGGCGACCCAGGGCAAGGCGCCCGGCGTCAACGCCGAGGCCGACTGGCGGCAGACGATCGCCACCTTCCAGCAGGCCGGCGTGATCGAGGAGGCCAAGGACCCCGCCGAGTACTGGCGGGCGCCCGCCGGCCAGGGATGA
- a CDS encoding Gfo/Idh/MocA family protein — protein sequence MERRSIGIVMNGVTGRMGYRQHLLRSILGIREQGGLRLADGTVLWPEPVLVGRSEAKLRELAGRHGLTEWTTDLDEALARPGTDVYFDAQVTSARVDAIRTALAAGKHVYTEKPTAEGLQDALALARLAEEAGVKHGVVQDKLFLPGLLKLKRLVDGGFFGRILSVRGEFGYWVFEGDWQEAQRPSWNYRDEDGGGIILDMYPHWRYVLDNIVAPVRSVQVLGATHVAERFDENGEPYKATADDAAYGIFELDGGIIAQINSSWTTRVFRDELVEFQVDGTEGSAVAGLRRCRVQHRAMTPKPVWNPDLPATEDFRAQWQEIPDNTEFDNGFKTQWEMFLRHVAEDAPFPWDFYAGARGVQLAELGLRAWREGRRVEVPELSR from the coding sequence ATGGAACGCAGGTCCATCGGGATCGTCATGAACGGCGTCACCGGCCGGATGGGGTACCGCCAGCACCTCCTCCGCTCGATCCTCGGGATCAGGGAGCAGGGCGGGCTGCGGCTGGCCGACGGCACCGTGCTGTGGCCCGAGCCGGTGCTGGTGGGGCGCAGCGAGGCCAAGCTGCGCGAGCTCGCCGGGCGGCACGGCCTCACCGAGTGGACGACCGACCTGGACGAGGCCCTCGCCCGGCCCGGCACCGACGTCTACTTCGACGCCCAGGTGACGAGCGCGCGCGTGGACGCCATCCGCACGGCCCTCGCGGCGGGCAAGCACGTCTACACCGAGAAGCCGACCGCCGAGGGCCTGCAGGACGCCCTGGCGCTGGCGCGCCTGGCGGAGGAGGCGGGCGTCAAGCACGGCGTCGTCCAGGACAAGCTGTTCCTGCCGGGCCTGCTGAAGCTGAAGCGGCTGGTGGACGGCGGGTTCTTCGGGCGGATCCTGTCGGTGCGCGGCGAGTTCGGGTACTGGGTGTTCGAGGGCGACTGGCAGGAGGCGCAGCGGCCGAGCTGGAACTACCGCGACGAGGACGGCGGCGGCATCATCCTCGACATGTACCCGCACTGGCGGTACGTGCTGGACAACATCGTCGCGCCCGTCCGGTCGGTGCAGGTGCTCGGCGCCACCCACGTCGCCGAGCGCTTCGACGAGAACGGCGAGCCGTACAAGGCGACCGCCGACGACGCCGCCTACGGGATCTTCGAGCTTGACGGCGGGATCATCGCGCAGATCAACTCCTCGTGGACGACCCGGGTGTTCCGCGACGAGCTCGTGGAGTTCCAGGTGGACGGGACGGAGGGCTCGGCCGTCGCGGGCCTGCGCCGCTGCCGCGTCCAGCACCGCGCCATGACCCCCAAGCCGGTGTGGAACCCCGACCTGCCCGCCACGGAGGACTTCCGGGCGCAGTGGCAGGAGATCCCCGACAACACCGAGTTCGACAACGGGTTCAAGACGCAGTGGGAGATGTTCCTGCGGCACGTCGCCGAGGACGCGCCGTTCCCGTGGGACTTCTACGCCGGGGCGCGCGGTGTGCAGCTCGCCGAGCTGGGGCTGCGGGCCTGGCGGGAGGGGCGCCGCGTCGAGGTCCCGGAGCTGTCGCGGTGA
- a CDS encoding sugar phosphate isomerase/epimerase family protein has product MRFSLNQWTTRHWPLPDLAAGCAAAGVTGVGLWREPVAEYGAARAAELVRDHGLTVTSLCRGGFFKEPDAVEVNRRAIEEAAELGAPALCLVSGGLPEGSRDLDGALGRVADVLAELAPYAGEHGVRLAIEPLHPMFCSDRCVVTTLAQALDLAAPFPSEQVGVMVDTYHLWWDPAVWDGIARAGAEGRIALFQVADWITPLPEGVLTGRGMLGDGCIDLRRFRAAVDAAGYTGPIEVEIFNEALWAMPGPDALSLTLARYREHVE; this is encoded by the coding sequence GTGAGATTCAGCCTGAACCAGTGGACGACGCGTCACTGGCCGCTGCCCGACCTCGCCGCCGGGTGCGCGGCCGCGGGCGTCACCGGGGTCGGCCTGTGGCGCGAGCCCGTCGCCGAGTACGGCGCGGCGCGGGCGGCCGAGCTCGTGCGCGACCACGGATTGACCGTCACGTCCCTGTGCCGGGGCGGGTTCTTCAAGGAGCCGGACGCGGTGGAGGTGAACCGGCGCGCGATCGAGGAGGCGGCCGAGCTGGGCGCTCCCGCGTTGTGCCTGGTCAGCGGCGGGCTGCCGGAGGGGTCCCGGGATCTGGACGGTGCGCTGGGTCGCGTCGCGGACGTGCTGGCCGAGCTGGCCCCGTACGCGGGGGAGCACGGGGTGCGGCTGGCGATCGAGCCGCTGCATCCGATGTTCTGCTCGGACCGCTGCGTCGTCACGACCCTCGCGCAGGCCCTCGACCTGGCCGCGCCGTTCCCGTCCGAGCAGGTTGGCGTGATGGTCGACACCTACCACCTGTGGTGGGACCCGGCGGTCTGGGACGGCATCGCCCGTGCGGGCGCGGAGGGCCGGATCGCGCTGTTCCAGGTCGCCGACTGGATCACCCCGCTGCCCGAGGGCGTGCTGACGGGGCGCGGCATGCTCGGCGACGGGTGCATCGACCTGCGGCGGTTCCGTGCCGCCGTCGACGCCGCCGGTTACACCGGCCCGATCGAAGTGGAGATCTTCAACGAGGCGCTCTGGGCCATGCCGGGCCCCGACGCACTGTCCCTGACGCTCGCACGCTACCGGGAGCACGTGGAGTGA